The region TAGAGATCAAATAAATATATCTGAAGTTGAAGAATTAGTTTCACTACCTATATTGGACCTTGGTGATCTTAATAATATTGAAAAATTTGCTAATGAATTCGTTTCTAATAACAGCAGGATTGATACTATTATTCTAAATGCAGGCCTTCAATATACAGGAGATAAGCAGATACGTAGATCTTCTCAAGGGATTGAATTAACTTTTGCTGTTAATCATCTCAGTCATCAATATTTGATACAAGCTTTGTTAGACATATTATTAAAATCTGATTTTCCTAGGGTTGTTATTACATCATCTGAAGTTCATAATCCAGACTCTCCTGGAGGTAAGATCGGAGAATCAGCGAGTCTTGGTAATTTAGAAGGAATAAAAGCATCTAGATACTTTAAAATGATAGATGGATCTTATACATTTAGTGCTGATAAGACATACAAAGATAGTAAGTTATGTAATATTCTCTTTGCTAAAGAGCTTAATAGAAGATTAACTTTAAGAAATTTATCTATGCCAGTTATATGTTGGGCACCGGGTCTTGTTATTCCTCGTACACAAGAAGGATTCTTTAGATATAGTAGAAAAAATAATGAATTAGGTCAAAGATTATTTGCGCTATTTGCTAGAGATATATTTCGTATTACAGAAAGCCCTGAAAGGGCTGGTGAAATTCTTAAGAATCTTGCCATATCAGATAGATATCTTACTAATGGATTTAATTACTACTCAAATAAGATACAAGGTTTTTCTAGAATGAAATTTGAAAATACTAATGTAAGTGAAGAAGCCAATGAGGAGATTAAAGCTAAAGAACTCTGGGAACTTTCTAATAAAATTATTTTAAACTCTGTTAACCTTAATACTATATAGATAATAATATTATATATTACTTAGAAACATGTATAGTTTGAGTAGGAAATGCAAACTCTATTCCTTCCCTTTCAAATACCCTCATTATTTCTAGATTTATCCTTTGTTGAGCATTCATAGCTGATAAATAATTATTAGTAGGTATGTAATAAACCAATTCAAAATCTAAACTACTTTCACCAAATTCTATAAAATGACATCTATCAAAGATTGCATCATTAGTTTCTTCAACTATAGATTTAATAATATTAGGTATAGATTCCATCTGCGAATACTTAGTATTATAAACGACACCAATTTTGTGAACTAACCTTCTACTTTCCATCTCAGCATAGTTAGAAATAACGCCATTAGTTAAACTACTGTTACTCATAACTATTATTTCACCATTGATACTTCTCATTCTTGTAGATCTAACTCCTACTCTTTCAACTCTTGCCCAGACACCATCTATATGAATAAACTGACCATTCTGAAATGGCTTATCTAATAAAATAGTTATATATTCGAAAAATTCTTGAACAGGTTCCTTTAAGGCTAGACCTGCTCCAATTCCTCCAGCGCTAAGTAGAGCCCATATTGCTGCCATTTGTACACCCATATTATTAAGGTAAAAAACAACACCAATGCACCATATAAGGGCTCTTACCATTGGACTCAATGATCTAAGCATTGTACTTACTGCAGGATCATTTATTTTTTGGGCCCAACTAGTAATTAATCTAATTAATACTCTATTAATTAATCTTACGATAAGGAATAATAGGATTAGTTTAAATACGCCTG is a window of Prochlorococcus marinus subsp. marinus str. CCMP1375 DNA encoding:
- a CDS encoding SDR family NAD(P)-dependent oxidoreductase, translated to MASRIFITGATSGIGYQCSLRLIKAGHQLIIPCRDIDRREFVLRSFARDQINISEVEELVSLPILDLGDLNNIEKFANEFVSNNSRIDTIILNAGLQYTGDKQIRRSSQGIELTFAVNHLSHQYLIQALLDILLKSDFPRVVITSSEVHNPDSPGGKIGESASLGNLEGIKASRYFKMIDGSYTFSADKTYKDSKLCNILFAKELNRRLTLRNLSMPVICWAPGLVIPRTQEGFFRYSRKNNELGQRLFALFARDIFRITESPERAGEILKNLAISDRYLTNGFNYYSNKIQGFSRMKFENTNVSEEANEEIKAKELWELSNKIILNSVNLNTI
- a CDS encoding mechanosensitive ion channel family protein; amino-acid sequence: MYSRFIVSAFILVVGYIATLVGTKIISSMFSKLALRTKSDTDDYILRLIVETIKPLGIAISTFAAWRVLAIKVNIPFVNGTIAGVFKLILLFLIVRLINRVLIRLITSWAQKINDPAVSTMLRSLSPMVRALIWCIGVVFYLNNMGVQMAAIWALLSAGGIGAGLALKEPVQEFFEYITILLDKPFQNGQFIHIDGVWARVERVGVRSTRMRSINGEIIVMSNSSLTNGVISNYAEMESRRLVHKIGVVYNTKYSQMESIPNIIKSIVEETNDAIFDRCHFIEFGESSLDFELVYYIPTNNYLSAMNAQQRINLEIMRVFEREGIEFAFPTQTIHVSK